A single window of Vigna unguiculata cultivar IT97K-499-35 chromosome 1, ASM411807v1, whole genome shotgun sequence DNA harbors:
- the LOC114183705 gene encoding COP9 signalosome complex subunit 2: MASDADMEDYGFEYSDEEQEEQDVDIENQYYNSKGLVETDPEGALAGFAEVVRMEQEKAEWGFKALKQTVKLYYRLGRYKEMMEAYREMLTYIKSAVTRNYSEKCINSIMDYVSGSASQNFGLLQEFYQTTLKALEEAKNERLWFKTNLKLCKIFFDIGEYGRMSKILKELHKSCQREDGSDDHKKGTQLLEVYAIEIQMYTETKNNKKLKQLYQKALTIKSAIPHPRIMGIIHECGGKMHMAERQWAEAATDFFEAFKNYDEAGNQRRIQCLKYLVLANMLMESEVNPFDGQEAKPYKNDPEILAMTNLIAAYQRNEILEFEKILKSNRRTIMDDPFIRNYIEDLLKNIRTQVLLKLIKPYTRIRIPFISKELNVPENDVEQLLVSLILDNRIQGHIDQVNRLLERSDRSKGMKKYTAVDKWNTQLKSLYQTISNRVG; the protein is encoded by the exons ATGGCTTCGG ATGCTGATATGGAGGACTATGGTTTTGAGTACTCAGATGAGGAGCAAGAGGAGCAAGATGTAGATATTGAGAATCAGTATTACAATTCAAAAG GTTTGGTTGAAACTGATCCAGAAGGTGCACTTGCTGGTTTTGCAGAGGTTGTGCGCATGGAACAAGAAAAGGCAGAATG GGGATTTAAAGCTCTAAAGCAAACTGTGAAGCTCTATTATAGACTTGGAAGGTATAAAGAGATGATGGAAGCCTACAGGGAGATGTTGACTTACATTAAGTCAGCAGTGACTCGTAACTACAGTGAAAAATGCATAAACAGCATTATGGACTATGTCTCAGGTTCAGCTAGCCAGAACTTTGGCCTTCTGCAGGAGTTCTACCAGACAACTTTGAAAGCCCTTGAAGAAGCAAAGAATGAG AGATTATGGTTTAAAACAAATCTTAAGCTTTGTAAGATCTTCTTTGATATTGGGGAATATGGACGGATGAGTAAg ATCTTGAAAGAACTTCACAAATCTTGTCAAAGGGAAGATGGCTCGGATGACCATAAGAAAGGAACCCAACTTTTGGAGGTTTATGCAATAGAAATTCAAATGTACACAGAGACCAAGAACAACAAAAAGCTCAAG CAACTGTACCAGAAAGCACTCACTATTAAGTCAGCAATTCCCCATCCGCGGATAATGGGAATAATCCATGAATGTGGGGGGAAAATGCATATGGCAGAGCGACAGTGGGCTGAAGCAGCTACGGATTTTTTTGAAGCTTTTAAGAATTATGATGAAGCTGGGAATCAGAGGCGTATCCAATGCTTGAA ATACCTTGTTCTTGCCAACATGTTGATGGAGTCTGAAGTAAACCCTTTTGATGGGCAGGAGGCTAAACC ATACAAGAATGACCCTGAAATTTTGGCAATGACAAATTTGATAGCAGCTTATCAGCGGAATGAAATATTGGAATTTGAGAAAATCTTAAAG AGTAACAGACGAACCATCATGGATGACCCATTTATCAGAAATTACATTGAGGATCTGCTAAAGAATATCAGAACTCAAGTCTTGCTGAAGCTCATCAAACCATATACGAGGATCAGGATCCCGTTTATATCTAAG GAACTTAATGTGCCTGAGAATGATGTCGAGCAGCTACTGGTATCGCTTATCTTGGATAACAGAATTCAAGGACACATTGATCAAGTCAACCGGCTCTTAGAACGCTCTGATAG GTCGAAAGGAATGAAGAAGTATACCGCCGTAGACAAATGGAACACACAACTTAAATCTCTTTATCAAACTATCAGCAACAGAGTTGGTTAA
- the LOC114183730 gene encoding dihydrofolate reductase-like, which yields MERENGNKLKILCLHGFRTSGSFLKKQISKWDPSLFTQFHMEFPDGKFPAGGKSDIEGIFPPPYYEWFQFEKDFTVYFNLDECISYLCEYITANGPFHGFLGFSQGATLCALLLGYQAQGKVLKEHPPINFFISISGSKFRDPSICDVAYKDPIKAKSVHFIGDKDWLKVPGEDLASAFDKPLILRHPQGHTVPRLDEVTTNQLRNWINEEVLCQQKVGVSVIDNGKDHEKEVSSTNPNKGENGV from the exons ATGgaaagagaaaatggaaacaagcTCAAAATACTTTGTCTCCATGGATTCAGAACCAGTGGCAGTTTTCTTAAAAAGCAGATCAGCAAATGGGATCCTTCTCTATTCACTCAATTTCACATG GAATTCCCAGATGGTAAATTCCCTGCTGGAGGGAAGTCTGACATAGAAGGAATATTTCCTCCACCTTACTATGAGTGGTTTCAATTTGAAAAG GACTTCACGGTGTACTTTAACTTGGACGAATGTATCTCCTACTTATGCGAATACATTACAGCCAATGGTCCCTTCCATGGCTTCCTTGGCTTCTCACAG GGCGCAACCCTTTGTGCACTTTTGCTTGGTTACCAGGCACAG GGAAAAGTGTTAAAGGAGCATCCAcccataaatttttttatatcaatatcAGGAAGCAAATTCAGAGATCCCAGCATATGCGATGTTGCCTATAAAGATCCCATCAAAGCTAAATCTGTTCATTTCATTGGGGACAAAGATTGGCTAAAAGTGCCTGGTGAGGATCTCGCATCTGCATTTGACAAACCCCTAATACTGAGGCACCCCCAGGGTCACACTGTCCCACGATTGG ATGAAGTGACTACCAATCAATTAAGAAACTGGATTAACGAAGAAGTCCTATGCCAGCAAAAAGTTGGTGTCTCAGTTATTGATAATGGAAAAGATCATGAAAAAGAAGTCAGTAGTACCAATCCAAACAAAGGTGAAAATGGTGTATGA
- the LOC114183714 gene encoding ubiquitin-conjugating enzyme E2 22, protein MATNENLPPNVIKQLAKELKNLDESPPEGIKVVVNDDDFSTIFADIEGPAGTPYENGVFRMKLLLSHDFPHSPPKGFFLTKIFHPNIATNGEICVNTLKKDWNPSLGLRHVLIVVRCLLIEPFPESALNEQAGKMLLENYDEYARHARLYTGIHAKPKPKFKSGAISESTTALNVDQTNTSVLGADVKTTSASAALPVPVPAATRGNSQEQAATSVITSATVISTASAPQKKEAKALVDKKKIDARKKSLKRL, encoded by the exons ATG GCCACTAATGAAAATCTTCCACCAAATGTTATAAAGCAACTTGCCAAGGAATTGAAAAATCTCGATGAGTCCCCTCCCGAGGGCATTAAAGTTGTAGTAAATGATGATgatttttcaactatttttgcTGACATTGAAGGCCCTG CTGGAACTCCTTATGAAAATGGAGTTTTCCGCATGAAGCTTTTGCTGTCCCATGATTTTCCTCATTCTCCACCAAAAG GTTTTTTCTTGACTAAGATTTTCCATCCGAACATTGCAACCAATGGAGAGATTTGTGTCAACACACTTAAAAAGGATTGGAATCCTAGCCTTGGGTTACGTCATGTTCTTATT GTTGTTAGGTGTCTATTGATTGAGCCATTTCCAGAATCAGCCCTAAATGAGCAGGCTGGTAAAATGCTGCTTGAAAATTATGACGAGTATGCTAGACATGCTAG GCTTTATACTGGAATCCACGCAAAACCAAAGCCCAAATTCAAGAGTGGAGCTATCTCTGAATCAACTACTGCTCTGAATGTTGATCAGACAAACACCTCTGTACTTGGTGCTGACGTTAAAACCACTTCAGCGAGTGCTGCATTGCCAGTACCAGTACCTGCTGCAACAAGAGGAAATAGTCAGGAACAGGCAGCCACCTCTGTGATTACTTCTGCTACAGTCATTTCTACTGCTTCTGCACCTCAGAAGAAGGAAGCAAAAGCTCTGGTGGACAAGAAGAAGATAGATGCCAGAAAGAAAAGTTTGAAAAGATTGTAA